A genomic segment from Malus domestica chromosome 05, GDT2T_hap1 encodes:
- the LOC139196314 gene encoding disease resistance protein Roq1-like — translation MDLVGMDSRVNEVISCLDMGLNNVCMLGIWGMGGMGKTTIAEVVFDRIRSQFDAYSFLANVREVTEKQGLVHLQKQLLSDILFESSVDVHNIHMRISKIRQRLRARMVLIILDDVDQLEQLEALCGHSWFGSGSRIIITSRDEHLLRTYGVDKMYKVKPLTDAEALQLFCRKAFKKDQVGEDFLELSKNVVEYANGLPLAIEVFGSFLFGRSVEVWSSALGRLTENPDRRITDVLKVSFDA, via the coding sequence ATGGATTTAGTTGGGATGGATTCACGTGTAAACGAAGTGATTTCTTGCTTAGACATGGGGTTGAACAATGTATGCATGTTAGGGATTTGGGGGATGGGGGGCATGGGTAAGACAACCATTGCAGAAGTAGTTTTTGATAGGATACGTTCTCAGTTTGATGCTTACAGCTTTCTTGCCAATGTTAGAGAGGTAACTGAGAAACAAGGTCTAGTCCATTTACAAAAGCAACTTCTTTCAGATATCCTGTTCGAGAGTAGTGTAGATGTACATAATATCCATATGCGGATCAGTAAGATAAGACAGAGACTGCGTGCTAGAATGGTTCTTATCATTCTTGATGATGTGGATCAATTAGAACAATTGGAAGCATTGTGTGGTCATAGTTGGTTTGGTTCGGGGAGTAGGATCATTATAACATCAAGGGATGAGCACTTGCTACGCACATATGGAGTGGATAAAATGTATAAGGTTAAGCCGTTAACTGATGCTGAAGCTCTTCAGCTCTTTTGTCGGAAAGCATTCAAGAAAGACCAGGTTGGAGAAGACTTTCTCGAGCTATCAAAGAATGTTGTGGAATACGCTAATGGCCTCCCATTAGCTATTGAAGTTTTTGGTTCATTCCTCTTTGGTAGAAGCGTAGAAGTATGGTCAAGTGCTTTGGGTAGACTTACAGAAAATCCTGACAGAAGAATTACTGATGTGCTTAAAGTAAGTTTTGATGCTTGA